The genomic interval CATAACCAAATGTATCATATTTATCAGACCGGCCAAGACACACTGATTATCAGCAAAacaggaaagaaaaatagaaaggaaaagaaaaaaagtaaactcTTTTTGGGTGGACTAGATTGCTACTCAAATTTTTTGGTTTCTTgtgtcttcttcatcatcaacatcaatacCTAGCTTACATAAGAACACAAAATACCCGAGCAAACACATTAgcccaatttttatataaagaaacaaaaatttgacgattgaaaattcaaaaacattgtcgcaaccggaatcgcgacgggacgacgatccaaaaagaaaactatttgaaaaatgttttggagtcaccaccatagtttattctggaaaaccatggaaaaaaccataaagaggataaggcttagtctatgaaaaccaaagatttgattcgggagtcggttacgtgtggagaaggtgttagcacccccacaacgcctgccctaaggcagtacctttaattaaatacgcaaaataagatgtggtttgcaaaatgtttaactatcccaaagacaacaatagaaagaaacaaaaatatttttttggttttttgggcccgacaaggattgaccttgctcttacgtattctcattcaaaatgagaaatcagggttacgtagttctttcagaaagATTACTTGTGGTTTAggaatattttgatatttttaataaaaaggaaaaggttttctagcacaaggcctacgcgaacggtcgcacgtgtgcttaaaccttttcaaaatatttttatttgatttttaattttataaaggaaaaggaaaagattttcagcacaaggcctacgcgagcggtcacacgtgtgcttaaaccttttcaaaatatttttaattgattttgaatttttgtaaaagaaaaggaaaagattttcagcacaaggcctacgcgagtggtcgcacgtgtgcttaaaccttttcaaaatatttttaattgatttttttatttttgtaaaggaaaaggaaaagattttcatcacaaggcctacgcgagcggtcggacgtgtgcttaaaccttttcaaaatatttttatttgatttttatttttgtaaaggaaaaggaaaagattttcagcacaaggcctacgtgAGCGGTCGNCACACATTTTACAGAATTCATGAAATACACATACATTCACTATTCTATTGTTGTTTGAGGGTTGAGAGAGTGGTGAGATAACTGTTGAGGTTCTCTGCATAAAAGAACCTAACACATCCCCAACAAGATTCCAAGATCAACCCACTTGGAGTAACTCATGTTACTTGCCATGTGTTTGTTAGACATTATCTGAAGCGAATCTTAGTCCTTCAAACTCGTTTTTGAACAGTCCTTGGTACGCATGTCTATGGGAGGCGAAATAGAACATTGGGTATTTCCAAAATGGCTTTGGAAGATCACTTGGCAATCTGAAGAACCCACCACTCAGAATCATCATTCCCTGAATTCCAGCACCGGTTATGATGCCCATTAGAAAGTTCGGGACAATGCTTGCAACTATCATCATAAGGCTCTCTACCAACATCAGACAAGTAAAGAGAACACAGATGAAGTATACAAAGTGTTCAAAGCCTTTCTGAAGACCAGGAAGGTAATAGGCTATAGATCCAGGAATCAGAGAAACCAACAACAAGAATGGGATTGATGAAAAGGTGTTCCCAATCACATATGCAGTCACACTGTAATGTCCATTTAGTCTCTCACGTTCAAACACCTGGACGACCAATCACAAGGAGAGAACAAAAACtgaatagtttataaatttgaaaacagCAAAATAGGACAtcacaatttctttttactaCGATGCTATTTCTCACAAAATATAATCCACTTGTATGTTTTATGCCAGTTCATTAGAAGTAACTGGGATGAATACTTTACTATAATTCAGTTTATCTATTTGGAAAACATAAAAGGGTTGAATCACTTCTTTCTCAATTTCTTGGTTCATTTCAGATTATTTGTACGAATTTACAAGGATCTCAATCACTTCTTTAGTGGGTATTGTTTCCTTCCCTTCTAACTCAGTGTCCTGATAAATAAAAgacatttcatttttacttaagttataagtgttaatttgactacaattttgaagaagagaaaagttaaaacattaaaacacaaaaagaaaacttatataTAGAGAGTATAAATATGATGACTAATATGAAAGACTTGTTTTAAGATTTGGAATAattttaatagtaattaaagtaaattgttaaatattttaaatatggcgtgacataacaaaatttatgaaatttgagTTAAAAACCAAACAACTGGTGTACTAATAAGCATTCATGAGCGTTTCTTCGCCAGCTGAATTCTCCTTGTTTCGGTTTCGGAAAATAAACAATGGtattttgacattaaaaaatagcctttataatttttcatttgtaaatagaattttgtaataaaagaaGGTACAAGGAATATTTTTAGTAAGACTTTGTCAACATAGTTCGAAGACGAAATGAGGGAAGGAAATAAAGACAAGAAATCGAAGTAAGATAATCAATATGGAGAGAGAAAGATGTAAAAGGCAGTagtgttaaaatgttatatgactttttggttttataaatattgacaCTCTATTTTCTTATAGAGAATATTTATCACAAAAGGTAgtgtagataaaaaaaaattatttaagaaactCTTATAAAAATTTCCTATTAAATCTGAAGTTTGATTCACTccattaattaactaattagtTTAAGTTTAGTGATAACTCATTGAATTaactaatttaagtttaatgtCAAAATCCAAAAGAACACCAGATTCACTGGATTAATTAGAGTTTAAGTAACgtcaagataaaaaatattaagctcAAAATTAGTGTCGCAaagttcatttttaaattaaaagagaattgtatttgcttcattaaattgtatttgtttgattttcttaaaaaaaatacctgCTAAGGCATCAAGAAGTGTTGACTTTCCAGAACCAGAAGGACCCATTATTGCCAAAAGTTGCCCATAATTGATAACCACAATGGAGAAACAATgcattatttcttcttttcattccaCTGAAGTGATTTTATGTGTTtgataactttaattaattgattgagatcaataaatttattaataaatgtttttttttgaaaaacgtAAGAGTTAGTTAAAATGTAATATcgaaactttttatattttaaaagcttagaaattattattttgttttgtttctattGAAAAAATGTTCTTCCGTCATCGTCAGCAATTCAAATTCTATTACCGGAGTACTACTAAATCACACAAacattatttactaattttttaaaaactaatcaaCACAGTAATAAACAAAAGTGCTAGGTttacaataaaaagaaatatactaTGTCTATAATGTActtaaatttatcaatatataagtatttaattaaatggaTACATCTAATATACATAATCGATGATGTTGAATATTCTAAGGATTATATGTAATCGATGATGttgattatttcttttgaataaaaGGATGATTCAGAAGCATTTTAGCCGTCCATCTTTGTTGAGGATCATTCATTAAACATTTTCTCAAAAAATCCTTGCAATCATAACTAAGTTTATCTGGTATCTTTGGTACTTCTTCAGAAAATGCAAGCTTGCACAATAATTGGTTTGTGGATTCAAAGTTCCACCATTCTCGAAGTCCAGTGCTCATCTCAATAACAATGCATCCCAGAGACCATATATCTAAAGGTGTTTCCTTAAAACCTCTAACTGATTCNGGTGACATGTAATAGGGTGTCCCTCTGAACTTGATCTCTCCTAAATCAGTATTTGCCTCTTCGCTAGTCTTAGACAATCCAAAATCAGAAATctttagttgatattttatatgaCGATCCGATGAATGAAAAAGGAGAATGTTATCTGGTTTAAGATCACCATGAACAATTCCCTTCTCGTGCATACAATAAAGTCCCTTGAGAATCATGTGAGTGTAGACTACCACTTCCTTGTCAGAGAATAACTCTATCTTTATTAAATTGCCCAAAGAACCATAAAGGGCATATTCCATGAAAAGGTTATAAGTTAACTTATCTCCTTCAACAATGATTTTATAATAGTGACATTGCACAATCCCTTTACAACCcaataataaatcaaaaatcTTTTTCTCCCTTACCATTGATGCAGAAGAACTTGTCTTCATTGCTAAGAGTGAAACTTTCGAATTTTGTTCTTGTGTAAAACGTAGAAGAACAAGATACACTTTGCCAAATGAACCTTCCCCCAAAACTCTCAACTTCATCCACTCAGCCatatcttcaaaattttctaagagataCCTGTTGAAATACAAAAGTTCttctatgtatatataaagtaatttgataattttgaaaaaatcaatattaatatataaaagataaaagatatgtttaataaaaattaattattatctacAAATAGATTAAAGATAAGATagttaataagaaaattattattaatgatcctatctaaaatattaaagatataaaatataatataattgcatagaaagaaaaataaaatatggaaaatatttaaattataatatataaaattaatattttataagaaaaatgatatatatgatATAGATTCATCGAAactaatttcatatatatatatatatatatatatatatatatatatatatatatatatatacttttagtttttaataataattgaagaatTTGTATAGTAGTGATAACGGAATATGCAGTTAATGTTAATAACACCGCTCTAATATATTCAAtcctattaataaaaaaattaagctctttatattaatatattaacgaTAGTTAAATTGTTAGGAgataaatagaaatttataatttaaatatcagtTATCACTCAGAAACAAATTAAAGATcagataagaaaataattatattttaaattgaataatatagatttattttaatataactaattcAGTTACAAGATTCCAcgaaatatcatttaaaatatattattataatggatatttaaaatgtaaaaataactattaaCTTATTCTTATAGATTAAAATTCTATTtgattaaataatgataaaatatcatctatgaaacaaaatatgataagattattaaataattacatgGAGTTAATAACCCTATATTATCTTTTCCTTTCACTAATTGATCTCAGTTTTGAAtctgaaaataattttctacaatcactattacaaaattaacaataaatagtTCAAAatagacaactttttttaaataaacgtTATAAATTAATAGTCAGAATCAATagataacatttattaaatgttgCTATAATGTATGATAATTGAAGAAATGTGTACTAACTAAATCTACTTATTTTAAAGGATGAGTTATGAtttctaaactttttttcttgtaatatattttcttttcacagctaactttttttcttgtaatatattttctttttacagcTAATTTTAGTGTTAATACATCTTGCAAAACTTATGTATTAAAGGAGGCAGGTAAGTTACTTAGGAATTTTAGAACTAGCTTGGCAAATAAGTATCTAAAGGATGAGAATGGAGATTAATTAGAAAATCCTTCTAATCAATCTCTTGAGAagtatttatcaataattagtgaggatttattataaaacatatgAATACAAGTTTCAAGGTAATCTATAATATCCAAATGCAATATATTTATCcttaaatttgtgaaaaaaattaactacaAAAGAGAAAGCATGCTTAGAACAAGAAATGgtaagttaatatataaataaataataacataaaagttTCTAATATTGATTTTCTAactagtttgatttttttttcaaaaaaattagataaaggaATTGGGATATATTCAAAAGAGATGAGTAATGATCACTCAAGCATTCTGGCTCAAGTTTTATGTCTTCTATATTTTCCAGATTGTGCTAGGATAACAAGATTTAGAATCAGTCACAAAGATTATTTCTTGACCAAAAAACATTGTACACAACAATGACATTATTTCACTTTGAAAAATTAACACATCAAATACTATAGAACAAACTGATATTGGTGTTAATAGTGGCCAAGagagttgcatattttcatcaaatagttttCCTGAGGTAATTAACTTATCtacattaatttcaatattactttaatttgcTCACTTTAAACTTTTATAGCTCTTCATATTTAGTCACTTTTGACATGctcttacaattttattttctatattaggTTTATTGTTAATGTAACATGCTTACTTTAAAAGCTCTTTACATTTGttcactttaaaatatttatcttataattatattttatagtgtAGGGGTCTCAAGTTGtaaattgtttttatcattACCATTACTTTGCTTGGTTACCCGTGGGAAATTGCATAATGTTAAAAGTAATGAACCACATGGTAGACCACTACCTAATAGACATGTAAAAGTTAGTGTACATATTGCTTTGGAGCCAAATGTATTCTTGCCTATACCTAATGTTGATGATTACAATAAGACGAGCAATAGGTAAATTTGTGGCATGACCAATCAATCTCTTACAGGTTATTGATGAGGTATATTTACAGAACTATACTCGTTCATATTTATGAACATATTTTATCTATTAGCTAACAAGTTTAGTTGATGATGTTTTAGGATTCCACTatatctaaaaagaaaaagatgaataataaaaattaatttgtcgCACCTAAAAAGAAATGTTGAGGGAAAATAATCATTCAACATACTCCTTGTAAATTGATTCATCCTAATCTTCCTTAATGGTGCAACTATATTTCTTAATACCTGAAACTAAAACCATCAAAGCCATTTTCCCTAATAAAAATGTAGAAAGACATATTTAGACTAAATGatcataaataaattgttaatgCAAAAgttatcaaagaaaaaattatcagaGAAATTATTGACTATGCATGGCCAAATAcaattacaatttatatatatatatatatatatatatatatatNNNNNNNNNNNNNNNNNNNNNNNNNNNNNNNNNNNNNNNNNNNNNNNNNNNNNNNNNNNNNNNNNNNNNNNNNNNNNNNNNNNNNNNNNNNNNNNNNNNNNNNNNNNNNNNNNNNNNNNNNNNNNNNNNNNNNNNNNNNNNNNNNNNNNNNNNNNNNNNNNNNNNNNNNNNNNNNNNNNNNNNNNNNNNNNNNNNNNNNNNNNNNNNNNNNNNNNNNNNNNNNNNNNNNNNNNNNNNNNNNNNNNNNNNNNNNNNNNNNNNNNNNNNNNNNNNNNNNNNNNNNNNNNNNNNNNNNNNNNNNNNNNNNNNNNNNNNNNNNNNNNNNNNNNNNNNNNNNNNNNNNNNNNNNNNNNNNNNNNNNNNNNNNNNNNNNNNNNNNNNNNNNNNNNNNNNNNNNNNNNNNNNNNNNNNNNNNNNNNNNNNNNNNNNNNNNNNNNNNNNNNNNNNNNNNNNNNNNNNNNNNNNNNNNNNNNNNNNNNNNNNNNNNNNNNNNNNNNNNNNNNNNNNNNNNNNNNNNNNNNNNNNNNNNNNNNNNNNNNNNNNNNNNNNNNNNNNNNNNNNNNNNNNNNNNNNNNNNNNNNNNNNNNNNNNNNNNNNNNNNNNNNNNNNNNNNNNNNNNNNNNNNNNNNNNNNNNNNNNNNNNNNNNNNNNNNNNNNNNNNNNNNNNNNNNNNNNNNNNNNNNNNNNNNNNNNNNNNNNNNNNNNNNNNNNNNNNNNNNNNNNNNNNNNNNNNNNNNNNNNNNNNNNNNNNNNNNNNNNNNNNNNNNNNNNNNNNNNNNNNNNNNNNNNNNNNNNNNNNNNNNNNNNNNNNNNNNNNNNNNNNNNNNNNNNNNNNNNNNNNNNNNNNNNNNNNNNNNNNNNNNNNNNNNNNNNNNNNNNNNNNNNNNNNNNNNNNNNNNNNNNNNNNNNNNNNNNNNNNNNNNNNNNNNNNNNNNNNNNNNNNNNNNNNNNNNNNNNNNNNNNNNNNNNNNNNNNNNNNNNNNNNNNNNNNNNNNNNNNNNNNNNNNNNNNNNNNNNNNNNNNNNNNNNNNNNNNNNNNNNNNNNNNNNNNNNNNNNNNNNNNNNNNNNNNNNNNNNNNNNNNNNNNNNNNNNNNNNNNNNNNNNNNNNNNNNNNNNNNNNNNNNNNNNNNNNNNNNNNNNNNNNNNNNNNNNNNNNNNNNNNNNNNNNNNNNNNNNNNNNNNNNNNNNNNNNNNNNNNNNNNNNNNNNNNNNNNNNNNNNNNNNNNNNNNNNNNNNNNNNNNNNNNNNNNNNNNNNNNNNNNNNNNNNNNNNNNNNNNNNNNNNNNNNNNNNNNNNNNNNNNNNNNNNNNNNNNNNNNNNNNNNNNNNNNNNNNNNNNNNNNNNNNNNNNNNNNNNNNNNNNNNNNNNNNNNNNNNNNNNNNNNNNNNNNNNNNNNNNNNNNNNNNNNNNNNNNNNNNNNNNNNNNNNNNNNNNNNNNNNNNNNNNNNNNNNNNNNNNNNNNNNNNNNNNNNNNNNNNNNNNNNNNNNNNNNNNNNNNNNNNNNNNNNNNNNNNNNNNNNNNNNNNNNNNNNNNNNNNNNNNNNNNNNNNNNNNNNNNNNNNNNNNNNNNNNNNNNNNNNNNNNNNNNNNNNNNNNNNNNNNNNNNNNNNNNNNNNNNNNNNNNNNNNNNNNNNNNNNNNNNNNNNNNNNNNNNNNNNNNNNNNNNNNNNNNNNNNNNNNNNNNNNNNNNNNNNNNNNNNNNNNNNNNNNNNNNNNNNNNNNNNNNNNNNNNNNNNNNNNNNNNNNNNNNNNNNNNNNNNNNNNNNNNNNNNNNNNNNNNNNNNNNNNNNNNNNNNNNNNNNNNNNNNNNNNNNNNNNNNNNNNNNNNNNNNNNNNNNNNNNNNNNNNNNNNNNNNNNNNNNNNNNNNNNNNNNNNNNNNNNNNNNNNNNNNNNNNNNNNNNNNNNNNNNNNNNNNNNNNNNNNNNNNNNNNNNNNNNNNNNNNNNNNNNNNNNNNNNNNNNNNNNNNNNNNNNNNNNNNNNNNNNNNNNNNNNNNNNNNNNNNNNNNNNNNNNNNNNNNNNNNNNNNNNNNNNNNNNNNNNNNNNNNNNNNNNNNNNNNNNNNNNNNNNNNNNNNNNNNNNNNNNNNNNNNNNNNNNNNNNNNNNNNNNNNNNNNNNNNNNNNNNNNNNNNNNNNNNNNNNNNNNNNNNNNNNNNNNNNNNNNNNNNNNNNNNNNNNNNNNNNNNNNNNNNNNNNNNNNNNNNNNNNNNNNNNNNNNNNNNNNNNNNNNNNNNNNNNNNNNNNNNNNNNNNNNNNNNNNNNNNNNNNNNNNNNNNNNNNNNNNNNNNNNNNNNNNNNNNNNNNNNNNNNNNNNNNNNNNNNNNNNNNNNNNNNNNNNNNNNNNNNNNNNNNNNNNNNNNNNNNNNNNNNNNNNNNNNNNNNNNNNNNNNNNNNNNNNNNNNNNNNNNNNNNNNNNNNNNNNNNNNNNNNNNNNNNNNNNNNNNNNNNNNNNNNNNNNNNNNNNNNNNNNNNNNNNNNNNNNNNNNNNNNNNNNNNNNNNNNNNNNNNNNNNNNNNNNNNNNNNNNNNNNNNNNNNNNNNNNNNNNNNNNNNNNNNNNNNNNNNNNNNNNNNNNNNNNNNNNNNNNNNNNNNNNNNNNNNNNNNNNNNNNNNNNNNNNNNNNNNNNNNNNNNNNNNNNNNNNNNNNNNNNNNNNNNNNNNNNNNNNNNNNNNNNNNNNNNNNNNNNNNNNNNNNNNNNNNNNNNNNNNNNNNNNNNNNNNNNNNNNNNNNNNNN from Vigna radiata var. radiata cultivar VC1973A chromosome 9, Vradiata_ver6, whole genome shotgun sequence carries:
- the LOC106773109 gene encoding mitogen-activated protein kinase kinase kinase 17-like, coding for MAEWMKLRVLGEGSFGKVYLVLLRFTQEQNSKVSLLAMKTSSSASMVREKKIFDLLLGCKGIVQCHYYKIIVEGDKLTYNLFMEYALYGSLGNLIKIELFSDKEVVVYTHMILKGLYCMHEKGIVHGDLKPDNILLFHSSDRHIKYQLKISDFGLSKTSEEANTDLGEIKFRGTPYYMSPESVRGFKETPLDIWSLGCIVIEMSTGLREWWNFESTNQLLCKLAFSEEVPKIPDKLSYDCKDFLRKCLMNDPQQRWTAKMLLNHPFIQKK